CGAGCTCTGTAGCGATACGCCCCATGGGCGCCCGCTTGCCAGTGTCGCGATCCCCCCCACATCCGAAGACGCACCAGAGTTTTCCGCGGCAATAAGGGCGTGCAGCTTCCAGCGCGGCGCGCAACGCGTCGGGAGTGTGGGCGTAATCCACCAGGACATTGACATCACTCGCATCCGCGGCCACCCGTTCCATACGACCCGGTACCGGTTTGATGTCGGGAAACGCGGCGAGAATGTCCGCCAGCGGCATACCCGCGGCAGCAACCGCGGCAACTACCGCGAGGACATTGTGGATATTGAAGTCGCCAATCAGCGGCGCCTGCAGCTCACCTTCCCCCCAGGGCGTGATCAGCTGCAGGGAAAAACCGCTGTCCATTCGCTTCAGGTTACGCACCTGCAGGTCGCCAGACTGCATGCCATAGGTGATGACTTTCAGTCCACGCAGCTTGCAACGCTCTACCATCTGCGCGCCAAAGGGGTCGTCAATATTGATCACGCCGCGCTTCAGCTTCGGCAATCCGAACAGCTTTTCCTTGGCCGCGCCGTAGGCAGCCATGTTGCCGTGGTAATCCAGGTGGTCGCGGGTGAGATTGGTAAACACCGCCGTATCAAACACCAGCCCGTGTACCCGCCCCTGAGACAGGGAATGGGAGGACACTTCCATTGCTGCGGCGCGCGCGCCCTGCTGATAAAAATCCGCGTAGTCCGCCTGCAAACGCACCGGGTCCGGGGTAGTTAATCCAGTTTCCTGCAAGCTGGCGCTGCCATCTTTCCACACCCCATTGCCAATGGTGCCCATCACCGCGGCACAACCGAAATGCCGGGCCAGCAGTTGTGAAGCCAGATAAGCACAGGTGGACTTTCCATTGGTACCTGTCACCCCGACCAGATACATGGACTCCGACGGATGGCCGTAAAAGCGCGCGGCAATTTCCCCCACCCGCGCGGCAAGTCCAGGTACGCTGACTACCGGCACACCGCTGCGCTGCTCAGCGCCGAGGGTTTCGCCGTCCGCGAGCACAACCGCGGCACCTTGGGCGATGGCGGCGTCGATATATTCACGCCCGTCCACCTGGGTACCACGCAGGGCCATAAACACATCGCCAGCTTTTACCTGGCGACTGTCCAGCGCGACGCCGGTGACTTGGATATCGGGGATACCCGCGTAGCCCGGCACCAGACTGGCCAAGGATGCTTTTCGGGTTTGTATTTCATTGCGCTGGGTCATGACGTTGTACCTCTCTCGTCCAGCTGGGTTGCCAGCTGTTGCTCAGCAGGCGCAATTTGCTCGGGCGGCACCTGCAGCAGGCGCATGGCGCCGGTCATGACTTTTCCGAACACCGGCGCGGCCACTTCACCGCCGTAATATTTGGCATGACTGGGATCGTCGATCACCACCACAGCCGCCAGGCGCGGATCCTGCGCCGGCACAAAACCGGCAAACACCGAGCGGTAGCGGTTGTCGGCATAGCCGTCGCTACCCACCTTGTGCACGGTGCCGGTCTTGCCCGCCACCCGGTAACCTTCCACCCCCGCGAGCTTACCTGTACCACCGGGGCCAATTACGGTTTCCAGCATCGCGGTCACATCCCGCGCCAGACCAGCCTCAACCACACGCTCCGCATCCGCGCGGCTTTTTCCCTGGTCCAGAATCAGCGAAACCGGGCGTTTGAGCCCGGCGTTGGCGACCACACTGTATGCCTGTGCCAACTGCACGGCGTTCACTGTTAAACCGTAGCCGAAGGCAAAGTTGGCCAGCTCAATGGGGTGCCAGCGATCCCTTGTGGGCAGTATCCCCGGTGCCTCGCCGGGGAATCCGCTGCCAACCGCCTCTCCGAGCCCCAAACGGTAAAAAAGTTCACGCAATGCATCCGGCTCCAGATCCATCGCCACCTTGGTGATACCCACCTGACTGGACTTGGTGATCACCTTGGTCAGGTCTATTTGCCCGTAGTCCACCGGATCCACCAGGGTCTTACCCGGCAACCGGATATACCCGGGACTGGTATTAATGGGTGTGTGGGGCTGATAGCGCCCGGTCTCCAGCGCCGCCAGTGCAGTCAGCGGCTTGATTGTGGAACCGGGCTCGAACTGGTCGATCAGTGCGCGATTACGCATTGCCGCCGCTTTTACCCCTTCGCGGTTGTTGGGGTTGAACGAGGGCTGATTGGCCATCGCCAGTACTTCACCACTGTGGGTATCCAGGATCACCATAAAGCCGGACGCGGCACCGTTTTCCGCTACCGCCTTCTTGAGTTCACGGTAAGCGAGGTACTGCAGGCGCATATCAATAGTGAGCTGCAGGTCGCGACCCGGACGCGCCTCCTGCTTTACTGCCAGATCCTGAACCGTGCGCCCCTTCAGATCCTTCACCACCTGGCGTTTGCCTGATTCCCCGGCAAGGGATTGCTCGTAGGCGAGCTCCAGCCCTTCCTGACCGCGGTCGTCAATATTAGTAAAGCCCAGCAACTGGGCGGTGACTTCGCCGGCCGGGTAAAAACGGCGGTATTCTTTTTTGCTGTACACGCCAGCCAGATCCAGACTCAGAACCTTGCGCGCCGCTTCCGGTGTCATGTGACGCTGCAGGTACATAAAGCCCTTGTTGCGGTACTTTTCCAGGCGTTTGGCGAGACGGGCAGGCGCGGTGCCGAGCGCAGCCGCCAGCGCGCGCAACTCCTCTGCGCTGGCCTCTTTGAGTAGCTGGGGATTGGCCCAGATGGTCTGTACCGGCGTACTCACCGCCAACAACTCTCCATTGCGGTCGACGATGGACCCCCGATAGGCGGCAATTTCCTCGGTACGAATGGTACGGGCACGCCCCTGATCCTGCAGGAAGCGATAGCCTTTATCCTGCTCAGGCAGCACCT
This is a stretch of genomic DNA from Microbulbifer bruguierae. It encodes these proteins:
- a CDS encoding UDP-N-acetylmuramoyl-L-alanyl-D-glutamate--2,6-diaminopimelate ligase, which translates into the protein MTQRNEIQTRKASLASLVPGYAGIPDIQVTGVALDSRQVKAGDVFMALRGTQVDGREYIDAAIAQGAAVVLADGETLGAEQRSGVPVVSVPGLAARVGEIAARFYGHPSESMYLVGVTGTNGKSTCAYLASQLLARHFGCAAVMGTIGNGVWKDGSASLQETGLTTPDPVRLQADYADFYQQGARAAAMEVSSHSLSQGRVHGLVFDTAVFTNLTRDHLDYHGNMAAYGAAKEKLFGLPKLKRGVINIDDPFGAQMVERCKLRGLKVITYGMQSGDLQVRNLKRMDSGFSLQLITPWGEGELQAPLIGDFNIHNVLAVVAAVAAAGMPLADILAAFPDIKPVPGRMERVAADASDVNVLVDYAHTPDALRAALEAARPYCRGKLWCVFGCGGDRDTGKRAPMGRIATELADVAVVTSDNPRSEDPQAIVDDILAGIDGGRCEVKVDRAEAIRFAIGNAAAGDTVLIAGKGHEDYQLIGGEKLHFCDREQAEEALARRAASEVEGSGQ
- a CDS encoding peptidoglycan D,D-transpeptidase FtsI family protein, producing the protein MGAVKKQQQQPGIARWRFALVAGLLCLLAVALVVHLAGLQVLPEQDKGYRFLQDQGRARTIRTEEIAAYRGSIVDRNGELLAVSTPVQTIWANPQLLKEASAEELRALAAALGTAPARLAKRLEKYRNKGFMYLQRHMTPEAARKVLSLDLAGVYSKKEYRRFYPAGEVTAQLLGFTNIDDRGQEGLELAYEQSLAGESGKRQVVKDLKGRTVQDLAVKQEARPGRDLQLTIDMRLQYLAYRELKKAVAENGAASGFMVILDTHSGEVLAMANQPSFNPNNREGVKAAAMRNRALIDQFEPGSTIKPLTALAALETGRYQPHTPINTSPGYIRLPGKTLVDPVDYGQIDLTKVITKSSQVGITKVAMDLEPDALRELFYRLGLGEAVGSGFPGEAPGILPTRDRWHPIELANFAFGYGLTVNAVQLAQAYSVVANAGLKRPVSLILDQGKSRADAERVVEAGLARDVTAMLETVIGPGGTGKLAGVEGYRVAGKTGTVHKVGSDGYADNRYRSVFAGFVPAQDPRLAAVVVIDDPSHAKYYGGEVAAPVFGKVMTGAMRLLQVPPEQIAPAEQQLATQLDERGTTS